A single window of Rhodamnia argentea isolate NSW1041297 chromosome 5, ASM2092103v1, whole genome shotgun sequence DNA harbors:
- the LOC115739930 gene encoding MLP-like protein 328 has product MANLRGKLEAEVDLKSPADKFFKVWRSETHKLPTATSKNIQGVKVHEGDWDQHGAIKIWNYTVDGKSEVFKEKVEFDDDNMSFTLHGTEGHVFDAWKVFKPACKLVPKEQGSVAKLSIEYEKYKASDPNPDKYMAFFIDMTKDIDAHVLSA; this is encoded by the exons ATGGCTAATTTGCGTGGAAAACTGGAAGCTGAAGTCGACCTGAAATCACCAGCGGATAAATTCTTCAAGGTTTGGAGGAGTGAAACCCACAAATTGCCCACCGCCACCTCCAAAAACATTCAAGGAGTGAAAGTTCATGAAGGTGACTGGGATCAGCATGGAGCTATCAAGATTTGGAATTATACCGTTG ATGGGAAATCCGAAGTGTTCAAGGAGAAGGTCGAGTTTGATGATGACAACATGTCGTTCACCCTGCACGGCACTGAGGGCCACGTCTTTGATGCGTGGAAGGTCTTCAAGCCGGCATGCAAACTAGTCCCGAAGGAGCAGGGCAGTGTGGCTAAGCTGAGCATCGAATACGAGAAGTACAAGGCGAGCGACCCTAACCCCGACAAGTACATGGCCTTCTTCATCGACATGACCAAGGACATCGATGCTCACGTTTTAAGCGCATGA